From a single Candidatus Eisenbacteria bacterium genomic region:
- a CDS encoding NAD(P)H-dependent oxidoreductase subunit E produces MSTNHKGAVRAICETYGNDRSRMMDIVRDVQAEFGCVDGEAMNAIASAVSGHRVEVESVVSFYSFLSNKPKGKVVIRLCDDIIDEMKGSGEVGDAFRKELGIDFGGTTPDGTISLEWTPCIGMCDQAPAALVNDTVVTDLTGDKARAMAKQLKADPNPAKLVKEFGDGNNAHDLVRAMVDNNIRQKGEVIFADMAPGSALEKALAMSPQEVIRDMKTSRLRGRGGAGFPTGLKWEFTRNAPGDKRYVLCNADEGEPGTFKDRVILTEKPELLIEGIAIAGYAIGSDTGIIYLRGEYAYLRPFLESKLSEMRDKKLLGKNILGKGFDFDIRIQMGAGAYVCGEETALISSLEGLRGDPKNRPPFPAQKGYMAQPTVVNNVETLCCVARILEKGPGWFANMGSKGSPGTKLLSISGDVRRPGVYEVPFGIGIKEMLKLCGAEDASAAQIGGASGTMVSPDGFGRTICYDDVATGGAVMVFGPQRDILDVATKFLDFFIEESCGYCTPCRVGNVLLKERMEKILAGKGEPSDLEYLRDLGETIKAASRCGLGQTSANPVLTTLANFRDAYTGRLKEAVDGKQPSFDIQAALSDSKTITGRASVHFTE; encoded by the coding sequence ATGAGTACCAATCACAAGGGAGCGGTCCGAGCAATCTGCGAGACCTACGGAAACGACCGTTCACGCATGATGGACATCGTCCGGGACGTACAGGCGGAGTTCGGGTGCGTGGACGGGGAGGCGATGAACGCGATCGCCTCGGCGGTCTCGGGGCATCGCGTGGAAGTGGAGAGCGTCGTGTCTTTCTACTCCTTTCTGTCGAACAAGCCGAAAGGGAAAGTAGTCATTCGGCTCTGTGACGACATCATCGATGAAATGAAGGGGAGCGGGGAGGTGGGCGACGCCTTCCGGAAAGAGCTCGGGATCGATTTCGGCGGGACCACGCCGGACGGCACGATCTCGCTCGAGTGGACCCCCTGCATCGGCATGTGCGACCAGGCGCCGGCGGCGCTGGTGAACGACACGGTCGTCACCGACCTCACCGGAGACAAGGCGCGCGCCATGGCGAAACAGCTGAAGGCGGATCCGAACCCGGCCAAACTGGTGAAGGAATTCGGCGACGGCAACAACGCCCACGACCTGGTGCGGGCGATGGTGGACAACAACATCCGCCAGAAGGGCGAGGTCATCTTCGCCGACATGGCCCCCGGCTCGGCGCTGGAGAAAGCCCTCGCCATGAGCCCCCAGGAAGTGATCCGCGACATGAAGACCTCCCGTCTCCGCGGCCGGGGAGGCGCCGGCTTCCCGACGGGTCTGAAGTGGGAGTTCACCCGGAACGCCCCCGGCGACAAACGCTACGTCCTCTGCAACGCCGACGAGGGAGAGCCGGGCACCTTCAAGGACCGCGTGATCCTCACGGAGAAGCCGGAGCTTCTGATCGAGGGGATCGCCATCGCCGGATACGCCATCGGCTCGGACACGGGGATCATCTATCTGCGCGGCGAGTACGCCTATCTCCGCCCGTTCCTCGAGAGCAAGCTGAGCGAGATGCGGGACAAGAAGCTCCTCGGCAAGAACATTCTGGGCAAGGGCTTCGACTTCGATATCCGTATTCAGATGGGCGCCGGCGCCTATGTGTGCGGTGAGGAGACGGCGCTGATCAGCAGTCTCGAGGGGCTGCGCGGCGACCCGAAGAACCGCCCGCCCTTCCCGGCGCAGAAGGGATACATGGCCCAACCCACGGTGGTGAACAACGTGGAGACCCTTTGCTGCGTCGCCCGCATCCTCGAGAAGGGTCCGGGCTGGTTCGCCAACATGGGATCCAAGGGAAGCCCGGGGACGAAGCTGCTCAGCATCTCCGGCGACGTGCGCCGGCCCGGCGTGTACGAGGTTCCCTTCGGCATCGGAATCAAGGAAATGCTGAAACTGTGCGGCGCCGAGGACGCCTCGGCCGCGCAGATCGGCGGCGCCAGCGGCACCATGGTCTCCCCCGACGGCTTCGGCCGGACCATTTGCTACGACGACGTCGCCACCGGCGGCGCGGTGATGGTCTTCGGTCCCCAGCGGGACATCCTCGATGTGGCCACCAAGTTTCTCGACTTCTTCATCGAGGAGAGCTGCGGCTACTGCACCCCCTGCCGGGTCGGCAACGTGCTCCTCAAGGAGCGAATGGAGAAGATCCTGGCCGGTAAGGGAGAGCCCTCCGACCTGGAATACCTGCGGGATCTCGGTGAGACGATCAAGGCGGCGAGCCGCTGCGGGCTCGGCCAGACCTCGGCCAACCCGGTCCTCACCACGCTGGCGAACTTCCGGGACGCCTACACGGGTCGCCTGAAGGAGGCGGTGGACGGCAAGCAGCCCTCCTTCGACATTCAGGCCGCGCTCAGCGACTCCAAGACGATCACCGGTCGAGCGTCCGTTCACTTCACGGAATAG
- a CDS encoding NADP oxidoreductase, with amino-acid sequence MAKPKVATTSLCGCFGCHMSILDIDDRILKLVELVDFDKSPIDDIKEFTGPVDIGLIEGGCANEENVRVLQDFRKHCKILISVGDCAINGGIPAMRNMIPLKECLEEAYLNGPTVHNPSGKIPNDVEIPLLLNKVYPAHEVVKIDYHLPGCPPPADTIWEALVALLNNKQLDLPYELIKYD; translated from the coding sequence ATGGCGAAACCGAAAGTAGCGACGACTTCCCTCTGTGGTTGCTTCGGCTGCCACATGTCCATCCTGGACATCGACGATCGAATCCTGAAGCTCGTCGAGCTGGTCGATTTCGATAAGTCGCCCATCGACGACATCAAGGAATTCACCGGACCCGTGGACATCGGCCTCATCGAGGGCGGATGCGCCAACGAGGAGAACGTGCGGGTGCTCCAGGATTTCCGGAAGCACTGCAAGATCCTCATCAGCGTGGGGGATTGCGCGATCAACGGCGGCATCCCCGCCATGCGCAACATGATCCCGCTCAAGGAGTGTCTCGAGGAGGCGTACCTGAACGGCCCGACGGTCCACAACCCCAGCGGCAAGATCCCCAACGACGTGGAGATCCCGCTGCTCCTGAACAAGGTCTATCCGGCCCACGAGGTCGTGAAGATCGATTATCACCTACCGGGGTGCCCTCCGCCTGCGGACACGATCTGGGAGGCCCTGGTGGCCCTCCTGAACAACAAACAGCTCGATCTACCCTACGAGCTAATCAAGTACGACTAG
- a CDS encoding Ni/Fe hydrogenase subunit alpha produces the protein MAGGYKKRVIIEPVTRVEGHGKVSIYLDENNKVNQARLHIVEFRGFERFVQGRPFWEVPVLVQRLCGICPVSHHLCAAKAMDKIVGVDKLTPTGEKMRRLMHYGQTFQSHALHFFHLASPDLLFGFDAPVAKRNVIGVAAEYPELAVQGVMMRKYGQEVIRATAGKKIHGTGAIPGGINKNLTIAERDEFLADIDQMLEWCRGAVKVAKDYTVENLEKLAPFGSFDSNHVSLVREDGCMDLYDGVLRAIDAQGNIIFDGMDPQDYLQYIAEEVRDWSYMKFPFIKSIGPEDGWYRVGPLARVNACDFIDTPEAEAARKEFMAVTNGKPNNITMAYHWTRMIELLHAGEKIQELLHDKDLQGTDLVAKGKRRPEAAAILEAPRGTLFHHYRVNEDDQVTMANLIVSTTNNNEPMNRAVRKVAEDHISGVPEITEGLLNHIEVAIRAYDPCLSCATHALGKMPLEVVLRDAEGKVVDRKKTA, from the coding sequence ATGGCTGGCGGATATAAAAAACGCGTGATCATCGAGCCGGTGACCCGTGTGGAGGGTCACGGAAAAGTCTCGATCTATCTGGACGAAAACAACAAGGTCAATCAGGCGCGGCTGCACATCGTCGAGTTCCGCGGTTTCGAGCGCTTCGTGCAGGGACGGCCCTTCTGGGAAGTGCCGGTCCTTGTGCAGCGGCTGTGCGGGATCTGCCCGGTCAGCCACCATCTCTGCGCCGCCAAGGCGATGGACAAGATCGTCGGCGTGGACAAGCTGACCCCCACGGGCGAAAAAATGCGTCGCCTGATGCATTACGGCCAAACCTTCCAGTCCCACGCGCTCCACTTCTTCCACCTCGCGTCGCCGGACCTGCTCTTCGGTTTCGACGCGCCGGTGGCGAAGAGGAACGTGATCGGCGTCGCCGCCGAGTATCCGGAGCTGGCGGTTCAGGGCGTGATGATGCGGAAGTACGGCCAGGAAGTGATCCGGGCCACGGCGGGGAAGAAGATCCACGGCACCGGCGCCATCCCCGGCGGCATCAACAAGAACCTCACCATCGCCGAGCGCGACGAATTCCTCGCGGACATCGACCAGATGCTCGAGTGGTGCCGCGGCGCGGTGAAGGTGGCCAAGGACTACACCGTGGAGAACCTGGAGAAGCTGGCCCCCTTCGGCAGCTTCGACTCGAACCACGTCTCCCTGGTCCGCGAAGACGGCTGCATGGACCTGTACGACGGCGTCCTCCGGGCGATCGACGCCCAAGGAAATATCATCTTCGACGGCATGGACCCGCAGGACTACCTGCAGTACATCGCCGAGGAGGTCAGGGACTGGTCGTACATGAAGTTCCCCTTCATCAAGTCCATCGGACCCGAGGACGGCTGGTACCGGGTCGGCCCGCTCGCGCGCGTCAACGCCTGCGATTTCATCGACACGCCGGAGGCGGAAGCGGCCCGCAAGGAGTTCATGGCGGTCACGAACGGGAAGCCGAACAACATCACCATGGCCTACCATTGGACCCGCATGATCGAGCTTCTGCACGCGGGGGAGAAGATCCAAGAGCTTCTCCACGACAAGGACCTGCAGGGGACCGATCTGGTGGCGAAGGGGAAGAGGCGTCCCGAGGCGGCGGCGATTCTCGAAGCGCCGCGGGGAACGTTGTTCCACCACTACCGGGTCAACGAGGACGACCAGGTCACCATGGCGAACCTGATCGTCTCGACGACCAACAACAACGAGCCCATGAACCGGGCGGTCCGAAAGGTGGCGGAGGACCACATTTCCGGCGTGCCGGAGATCACCGAAGGGCTGCTGAACCATATCGAAGTGGCGATCCGGGCCTACGATCCCTGCCTCTCCTGCGCGACCCACGCCCTCGGCAAGATGCCCTTGGAAGTGGTGCTTCGCGACGCGGAGGGGAAGGTGGTGGACCGGAAGAAGACCGCGTAG
- a CDS encoding cache domain-containing protein: MTIRKALITGTILLAAVSPAILGLIGTVSISRTVFREAQDRVNHDLDLVFALYDQSLQSTAQQLLARVTALDPANPGETLRETRKDLEFAVLNLCDPEGKPIAGAYPDRSASVPVNEDPILRRALSGRATWGTVLLDPERLRIEGGAALRNLQAVASAGGRAGGGTESALFQWFAVPIADDEGRVIALAYGGRALNHNYALVDSLRSIVFGSDRFKGKPLGTVTVFLDGVRVATNVQDHAGRRAVGTEVSDEVRREVLEGNRRWRARAWVVDSWYLSGYEPLHDPDGRIIGMLYVGLLEEPYNEIRSSLVARFLAPVVLVFALGLIVTSLVVRRITRPLGLLKANAERIRQGDWEEEIPRDKTFSEIADLSDVFRRMQDAIRKRDQWLREQNRSLSQTTEELQRANRNYMKTLGFVTHELKSPLANMQMMIDTLVGGLVGEIPEKARHSLVRIKRNCEELQDMVKNYLDMSRADRGEMTLNKARIDFREEVVLPCIEMSDSMFLSRNVALETDCPDTLPVVADPELMKIALGNFLSNAAKYGREGGKARLEVRVEEERVTVCVWNEGSGFTEEEGKTLFRRFTRLRNDATRGRRGSGLGLYLCKEVLQLHRGEVWAESKEGEWARFCLRFPVG; the protein is encoded by the coding sequence ATGACGATTCGCAAGGCGCTGATCACCGGCACCATTCTTCTCGCCGCAGTCTCTCCGGCGATTCTCGGCTTGATCGGCACCGTCAGCATCAGCCGCACCGTCTTCCGCGAGGCTCAGGACCGTGTGAACCACGACCTGGATCTGGTGTTCGCCCTTTATGACCAATCCCTCCAAAGCACGGCGCAGCAGCTTCTCGCACGAGTGACCGCTCTCGATCCCGCGAACCCGGGAGAGACTCTCCGCGAAACCCGGAAGGATCTGGAATTCGCCGTTCTCAACCTGTGCGATCCCGAGGGGAAGCCGATCGCCGGCGCCTATCCGGACCGGAGCGCCTCCGTCCCGGTGAACGAAGACCCGATCCTGCGGCGGGCCCTTTCCGGACGGGCGACATGGGGAACGGTCCTCCTCGACCCGGAACGGCTCCGGATCGAGGGGGGGGCCGCGCTGCGCAACCTGCAGGCGGTCGCCTCCGCCGGAGGGCGGGCGGGAGGCGGCACGGAATCGGCGCTCTTCCAGTGGTTCGCCGTCCCCATAGCGGACGACGAGGGGCGGGTGATCGCCCTCGCCTACGGCGGCCGCGCGCTCAACCACAACTATGCGCTGGTGGACAGCCTGCGGAGCATCGTGTTCGGCTCCGATCGCTTCAAGGGGAAACCGCTCGGCACGGTCACGGTCTTCCTGGACGGGGTCCGCGTCGCCACCAACGTGCAGGACCACGCCGGCCGTCGCGCCGTCGGCACCGAGGTCTCCGACGAGGTGCGCCGGGAAGTGCTGGAGGGGAACCGCCGCTGGCGCGCCCGCGCCTGGGTGGTCGATTCCTGGTATCTCTCCGGCTACGAACCGCTCCACGACCCGGACGGGCGGATCATCGGCATGCTCTACGTGGGACTTCTGGAAGAGCCCTACAACGAGATCCGGTCGTCGCTGGTGGCCCGCTTTCTCGCGCCGGTGGTTCTGGTTTTCGCACTCGGCCTGATCGTCACCTCCCTGGTGGTCCGACGGATCACGCGTCCCCTCGGTCTCCTCAAGGCGAACGCGGAACGAATCCGGCAGGGGGATTGGGAGGAGGAAATCCCCCGGGACAAGACCTTCTCGGAAATCGCCGACCTGTCCGACGTGTTCCGTCGCATGCAGGACGCGATACGGAAGAGGGACCAGTGGCTGCGGGAGCAGAATCGTTCCCTCTCGCAAACCACCGAGGAACTGCAAAGAGCGAACCGGAATTACATGAAGACCCTCGGCTTCGTCACCCACGAGCTGAAAAGCCCGCTGGCCAACATGCAGATGATGATCGACACGCTCGTGGGCGGCCTCGTGGGGGAGATCCCGGAAAAGGCGCGCCACTCCCTCGTTCGGATCAAGCGGAACTGCGAAGAGCTGCAGGATATGGTGAAGAATTATCTCGACATGTCCCGCGCCGACCGGGGGGAGATGACGCTGAACAAGGCGCGCATCGACTTTCGCGAGGAGGTGGTCCTCCCCTGCATCGAGATGAGCGATTCCATGTTCCTCTCCCGAAACGTCGCCTTGGAGACGGACTGTCCCGACACGCTCCCCGTCGTCGCCGATCCGGAACTGATGAAGATCGCCCTCGGCAACTTCCTCTCCAACGCGGCCAAGTACGGCCGCGAGGGGGGGAAGGCGCGGCTGGAAGTGCGCGTCGAGGAGGAACGGGTGACCGTCTGCGTGTGGAACGAGGGGAGCGGATTCACCGAGGAGGAAGGGAAGACCCTCTTCCGGCGCTTCACCCGCCTCAGGAACGACGCCACCCGCGGCCGGCGCGGGAGCGGCCTCGGCCTCTACCTGTGCAAGGAGGTTCTCCAACTGCACAGGGGAGAGGTATGGGCCGAATCGAAGGAAGGGGAGTGGGCCCGCTTCTGCCTTCGCTTCCCCGTCGGCTAG
- a CDS encoding response regulator — MKDGKHVILCIDDDPDVLSFLQLVLEAEGYVFAGADSAEQGLRVYKEIHPDLIIVDLMMEEVDAGTGFVKDMRVLGNKAPIYMLSSVGDNLSISTDYEALGLEGVLQKPVAKEKLLKILKTKLG; from the coding sequence ATGAAAGACGGTAAGCACGTGATTCTCTGCATTGACGACGATCCGGACGTTCTCTCCTTTCTGCAGCTCGTGCTGGAAGCGGAGGGGTATGTTTTCGCGGGTGCGGATAGCGCCGAGCAGGGCCTTCGGGTCTACAAGGAGATCCACCCCGACCTGATCATCGTGGACCTGATGATGGAGGAAGTGGACGCGGGCACCGGTTTCGTCAAGGATATGCGCGTCCTGGGGAACAAAGCCCCGATCTACATGCTCAGCTCCGTCGGCGACAACCTGAGCATTTCCACCGATTACGAAGCCCTCGGCCTCGAGGGCGTGCTGCAGAAACCGGTCGCCAAGGAAAAGCTCCTTAAGATCCTGAAGACCAAACTCGGCTGA
- the hypE gene encoding hydrogenase expression/formation protein HypE codes for MSGAGRIVMAHGGGGEATRLLLEERIVSKLGNPILDPLTDGAVLHPPDGPICFTTDSYVVRPLEFPGGDIGRLAVCGTVNDLAVMGARPLALSLGLILEEGLPFDLLDRIVDGVAAAAEEAGVPIVTGDTKVIERRGDDGMLINTAGVGTLREDARLGAARVEPGDALLISGRIAEHGLAVLSVRENLAFDTDIRSDAAPLYGLVDRLLGSGADVRFLRDPTRSGLAGVLADLAEETGFALEVEEEAIPITAAVLHTADLLGLDPLTIANEGKVVAVVAGADAPRALEALRSHPLGRRAAVIGRVTESEPPLVELLTRGGGRRLVQRPYGEDLPRIC; via the coding sequence ATGAGCGGAGCGGGAAGGATCGTCATGGCCCACGGCGGCGGAGGCGAGGCGACCCGACTCCTCCTCGAGGAGCGGATCGTCTCCAAGCTGGGGAACCCGATTCTCGATCCGCTCACCGACGGCGCGGTGCTCCACCCGCCGGACGGTCCCATCTGTTTCACCACCGACAGCTACGTGGTCCGTCCCCTCGAGTTTCCCGGCGGCGACATCGGCCGTCTCGCCGTGTGCGGCACGGTGAACGACCTGGCGGTGATGGGCGCCCGCCCGCTGGCGCTCAGCCTGGGGCTCATTCTCGAGGAGGGGCTCCCCTTCGACCTGCTCGACCGGATCGTCGACGGCGTCGCGGCGGCGGCGGAAGAGGCGGGTGTGCCGATCGTCACGGGAGACACCAAGGTGATCGAGAGGCGGGGCGACGACGGGATGCTGATCAACACCGCCGGCGTCGGAACCCTGAGGGAGGACGCGCGGCTCGGCGCGGCGCGCGTCGAGCCCGGGGACGCGTTGCTGATCAGCGGCCGGATCGCCGAACACGGTCTCGCGGTCCTCTCCGTCCGTGAGAACCTCGCATTCGACACGGACATCCGAAGCGACGCGGCCCCCCTCTACGGTTTGGTCGACCGCCTCCTCGGGAGCGGCGCCGATGTCCGCTTCCTCCGCGACCCGACCCGAAGCGGCCTGGCGGGAGTGCTCGCCGACCTGGCCGAAGAGACCGGCTTCGCCCTGGAGGTGGAAGAGGAGGCGATCCCGATCACCGCGGCCGTGCTTCATACCGCCGACCTCCTCGGCCTCGATCCCCTCACCATCGCGAACGAGGGAAAGGTGGTCGCCGTCGTCGCCGGCGCCGACGCGCCGCGCGCCTTGGAGGCGCTCCGGTCGCACCCCCTCGGACGGCGTGCCGCGGTGATCGGGCGTGTGACCGAGAGCGAACCACCCCTTGTGGAGCTGCTTACTCGAGGCGGCGGAAGGCGGTTGGTGCAACGCCCCTACGGGGAAGACCTTCCACGGATCTGCTGA
- a CDS encoding hydrogenase maturation protease, which yields MENETGDVLLIGYGNPGRLDDGLGPALAREIEKLDIPGVNVDADYQLNVEDAAEAARHHTVVFADADTGGPEPFWLKRIEPAGSGVSFSSHSVDPRAILALARDLFGAEPEAFLLGIRGYEFNGFGEGLSERAEANLAAAAKHLEEALRRGAIEEIRPEGWDHSRLRTGTESEDDR from the coding sequence ATGGAGAACGAGACCGGGGACGTCCTCCTGATCGGGTACGGAAACCCGGGCAGGCTGGACGACGGGCTGGGCCCCGCGTTGGCTCGGGAAATCGAGAAGCTCGACATTCCCGGCGTGAACGTGGATGCCGACTACCAGCTCAACGTGGAGGACGCGGCGGAGGCGGCCCGGCATCACACCGTCGTCTTCGCCGACGCCGACACGGGAGGCCCCGAACCGTTTTGGCTCAAGCGGATCGAACCGGCGGGGAGCGGCGTCTCCTTCAGCTCGCATAGCGTCGACCCCCGCGCGATTCTCGCCCTGGCCAGGGACCTCTTCGGCGCCGAGCCGGAGGCGTTCCTCCTCGGGATCCGCGGATACGAGTTCAACGGGTTCGGAGAGGGTCTGTCGGAAAGGGCCGAGGCCAACCTCGCCGCCGCCGCGAAGCACCTGGAAGAGGCGCTCCGGCGGGGGGCCATCGAGGAGATTCGACCCGAGGGGTGGGACCACTCCCGCCTCCGAACCGGAACCGAGAGCGAGGATGACCGATGA
- a CDS encoding hydrogenase maturation nickel metallochaperone HypA, translated as MHEMSIAVELIAGLERLAVEHRIRRYEEVVVAAGALRGVVPEALDIAFACAAEGTPAEGARLVLETVPALAVCRACGHVFAPAVDDYLCDSCGVADVEIREGNDIILRSVTGDEEEENGDPSDENSSRQKRTESE; from the coding sequence ATGCACGAAATGTCGATCGCGGTGGAACTGATCGCCGGGCTGGAGCGCCTGGCGGTGGAGCATCGCATCCGCCGCTATGAGGAAGTGGTCGTCGCCGCCGGGGCGCTCCGAGGAGTCGTTCCCGAGGCGCTCGACATCGCTTTCGCCTGCGCCGCCGAAGGAACCCCGGCCGAGGGGGCGCGCCTGGTGCTGGAAACGGTTCCCGCCCTGGCGGTCTGCCGCGCCTGCGGCCACGTGTTCGCGCCGGCGGTGGACGATTATCTCTGCGACAGTTGCGGCGTCGCGGACGTGGAGATCCGCGAGGGAAACGACATCATTCTCCGGTCGGTGACCGGCGACGAAGAGGAAGAGAACGGAGACCCGTCCGATGAAAATTCAAGTCGTCAAAAGCGTACTGAAAGCGAATGA
- the hypB gene encoding hydrogenase nickel incorporation protein HypB yields MKIQVVKSVLKANDAVAMANRERLSRAGVLAVNITSAPGSGKTALLERTIPALLPDHRSAVIVGDLQTTRDAERLGAVAERTVQINTEGGCHLQATQIAQALEGLDLSGLGFLFIENVGNMVCPAGFDLGEHVRVAMLSTPEGPDKVAKYPTLFQPADAIVLNKTDLAPMLGFDDGTIRDDLSRINTRAPLFPLSAATGEGFEAWLGWLREKRAGKIA; encoded by the coding sequence ATGAAAATTCAAGTCGTCAAAAGCGTACTGAAAGCGAATGACGCCGTCGCCATGGCGAACCGGGAGCGCCTGAGCCGCGCGGGCGTGCTGGCGGTGAACATCACGAGCGCGCCGGGGAGCGGAAAGACGGCCCTTCTGGAGAGAACCATCCCGGCGCTTCTGCCGGACCATCGTTCGGCGGTGATCGTAGGGGACCTGCAGACCACGCGGGACGCGGAGCGCCTCGGCGCCGTCGCCGAGCGGACGGTGCAGATCAACACCGAGGGGGGCTGCCATTTGCAGGCGACCCAGATCGCGCAGGCGCTGGAGGGGCTCGATCTTTCCGGGCTCGGCTTCCTTTTCATCGAGAATGTGGGGAACATGGTCTGTCCCGCCGGTTTCGACCTGGGGGAGCACGTGCGGGTGGCGATGCTCTCCACCCCGGAGGGTCCGGACAAGGTCGCCAAGTATCCGACCCTCTTCCAGCCGGCCGACGCGATCGTGCTCAACAAGACCGATCTCGCCCCCATGCTCGGTTTCGACGACGGGACGATTCGGGACGACCTCTCCCGGATCAACACGCGGGCGCCGCTCTTTCCCCTCTCCGCCGCGACCGGAGAGGGCTTCGAGGCGTGGCTCGGCTGGCTCCGGGAGAAGCGCGCCGGGAAGATCGCCTGA
- a CDS encoding (2Fe-2S)-binding protein, which yields MSDTITLTIDGKEITAKRGQTILQAADAAGIYIPRLCAHDDLSAHGSCRVCTVMVNGRPQAACTQSVADGMIVENESDQIRNIRRNLIDMLFVEGNHFCMFCEKSGNCELQALAYRFGITAPKYPYLYPQRELDASHPDIFIDRNRCILCGRCVRASRDVDGKTVFEFVGRGAEKRVAVNAEATLRDTKIALTDKAVDVCPVGAIIIKRVGYKVPVGQRLYDHEPIGSNIEKGAKKG from the coding sequence ATGAGCGATACGATCACCCTGACCATCGACGGCAAGGAGATCACCGCCAAGCGGGGACAGACGATTCTCCAGGCGGCGGACGCCGCGGGGATTTACATCCCCCGTCTCTGCGCCCACGACGATCTCTCCGCCCACGGGAGCTGCCGGGTCTGCACGGTGATGGTGAACGGCCGGCCCCAGGCCGCCTGCACCCAATCCGTGGCGGACGGCATGATCGTCGAAAACGAATCGGACCAGATTCGGAACATCCGGCGCAACCTGATCGACATGCTCTTCGTCGAGGGGAACCATTTCTGCATGTTCTGCGAGAAGAGCGGCAACTGCGAGTTGCAGGCGTTGGCCTATCGATTCGGGATCACCGCGCCGAAGTACCCCTACCTGTATCCCCAGAGGGAGCTCGACGCCTCCCATCCGGATATTTTCATCGACCGGAACCGCTGCATCCTCTGCGGCCGGTGCGTGCGCGCCTCCCGCGACGTGGACGGCAAGACGGTCTTCGAGTTCGTCGGCCGCGGCGCCGAGAAGCGGGTCGCCGTCAACGCGGAAGCGACCCTTCGGGACACCAAAATCGCATTGACCGACAAAGCGGTGGATGTCTGCCCCGTCGGCGCGATCATCATCAAGCGGGTCGGGTACAAGGTCCCGGTCGGCCAGCGGCTCTACGACCATGAGCCGATCGGTTCGAACATCGAAAAGGGCGCGAAGAAGGGATAG